The window CCCGAACCCCATACTGCATTTCTGCCGCGCATGCCGTTCATAAGCCGTGCGCAAGGTCTTGCCCGCAGTATTTCTTGCGCGAGTTGGGTTGTTCACGCTTTGCAACTTTTACGTTTCCATTCCTATTTTGGTACAATTTTGAATCAAACTTTTCCTGTCTTGGCTATGCATATCTTTGCGGCCATGCAGGCCTGACCACGCTTGATGAATAAGCCCTTTTCTCTCCCCTACTGGCAAAACCGTCCGAACAGATACGTTCTTGCCTGAACCGCTCCCTTCCTCCCTTCACACTGCTCTCAATTCGCCGCTTTTTGGCGATTCAACCCCTGCCCCGCCCCATTTACCAGATGGGCCGGGCTTTCTGTGTTCATGAGCAGCCATCACTGCCCTGCCTGTTTTCCTCTGCCGTTTCCATCATCATGTGTTCCAAATGTAGCCCATTCTGCCCCAGCACATTCACACATGGCAATTCCCCTGCAACACGTTCCCAATTTCAAACAAATTTGTATCGGCTGTTTATGCCTGAAATTTTTGCTCAAATAAAAATCTATTATTAAAGCAAGTTACAGATTGGACAGTTTTTTCCGCACGATGGGCCACCTTAACAAATTTGTATTGATTGTGCATGCAGATTATAAAATTAAGTAATAATATTATATAGTTAATCTAACGGCACGGTTTCTGCACAAAGAGGGACAAGCGCAACGAGCGCGGGAACATCAAACCCAGAGGGAATCTCATGCGTCAGGTAGCTATTTACGGCAAGGGCGGTATCGGCAAGTCCACCACCACACAGAACCTTAACGCCGGCCTTGGCGAAATGGGCAAGAACATCATGATCGTGGGTTGCGACCCCAAGGCCGACTCCACGCGCCTTATCCTGGGCGGCCTTGCCCAGCAGAGCGTGCTCGATACCCTGCGTGAAGAGGGTGAAGACATCGAGCTGGATCTGGTGCTCAAAAACGGCTTCAAGGGCATCCGCTGCGTGGAATCCGGCGGCCCCGAACCGGGCGTCGGCTGTGCCGGGCGCGGCATCATCACCTCCATCGGTCTGCTGGAGCGCCTTGGCGCTTACACCGAAGACCTCGACTACGTGTTCTATGACGTTTTGGGCGACGTTGTGTGCGGCGGTTTCGCCATGCCCATCCGTGAAGGCAAGGCCCAGGAAATCTACATCGTGGCTTCGGGCGAAATGATGGCCCTCTACGCCGCCAACAACATCTGCAAGGGTGTAAAAAAGTACGCCAACACCGGCGGCGTGCGCCTTGGCGGCATCATTTGCAACAGCCGCAAGGTTGATGGCGAAGCCGAGCTTGTCTCTGCCGTTGCCAAGGAAATCGGCACCCAGATGATCCACTTTGTGCCGCGCGACAACATGGTGCAGCGCGCCGAAATCAACAAGCAGACCGTTATCGAATTTGACCCCACCTGCGGACAGGCCGACGAATACCGCACCCTGGCGCAGAAGATCGACGGTAACGACATGTTTATTATCCCCAAGCCCCTTTCCCAGGAACGGCTCGAAGAGCTGCTCATGGAACACGGCTTGATGGACGCCTAAACCAACAGCACGAAACGGAGAACAACAATGCAGATGATTCGCACGATTATTCGGCCTGAAAAGACCACCGAGGTTCTCTCCGAGCTGCTGTCAGCGGGCTTTCCCGCCGTTACCAAGCTTGATGTGGTGGGCCGTGGCAAGCAGAAAGGCATCATGGTGGGCGATATCCAGTACGACGAAATTCCCAAGCAGATGCTCATGCTTGTGGTCAGCGATGAAGACAAGGACGATGCCATCCGCGTTATCCTGCGCGTGGCAAAAACGGGCGACGGTCACTTTGGCGATGGCAGAATCTTTGTT is drawn from Desulfovibrio sp. and contains these coding sequences:
- the nifH gene encoding nitrogenase iron protein, which encodes MRQVAIYGKGGIGKSTTTQNLNAGLGEMGKNIMIVGCDPKADSTRLILGGLAQQSVLDTLREEGEDIELDLVLKNGFKGIRCVESGGPEPGVGCAGRGIITSIGLLERLGAYTEDLDYVFYDVLGDVVCGGFAMPIREGKAQEIYIVASGEMMALYAANNICKGVKKYANTGGVRLGGIICNSRKVDGEAELVSAVAKEIGTQMIHFVPRDNMVQRAEINKQTVIEFDPTCGQADEYRTLAQKIDGNDMFIIPKPLSQERLEELLMEHGLMDA
- a CDS encoding P-II family nitrogen regulator; the protein is MQMIRTIIRPEKTTEVLSELLSAGFPAVTKLDVVGRGKQKGIMVGDIQYDEIPKQMLMLVVSDEDKDDAIRVILRVAKTGDGHFGDGRIFVSSVSEAWTISSGKSGL